From a region of the Campylobacter showae genome:
- the rimM gene encoding ribosome maturation factor RimM (Essential for efficient processing of 16S rRNA), producing the protein MNELIEVALLGKTVGLKGFVKLHNKGDFPNQFKKDAIFCDKDGKELVVKSYNHANDTISFYGFENIDSAKTLTNKTIYTTKEETRKNCKLKKGEFFYFDVIGCEIYENGQRLGEVEDIDEVGANHLFLVKTDENLITKGSEKSFYIPYIDVYVEKVDVENKKIYTKNAILILENS; encoded by the coding sequence TTGAATGAACTTATAGAAGTCGCACTGCTTGGCAAAACTGTAGGACTAAAGGGGTTTGTCAAGCTTCATAATAAGGGCGACTTTCCTAATCAATTTAAAAAAGACGCTATATTTTGCGACAAAGATGGCAAAGAACTTGTTGTAAAAAGCTACAATCATGCAAATGATACAATCTCTTTTTATGGTTTTGAAAACATAGATAGCGCAAAAACTCTTACAAATAAAACAATCTACACTACAAAAGAAGAAACTAGAAAAAACTGCAAACTAAAAAAGGGTGAATTTTTCTATTTTGATGTCATTGGTTGTGAAATTTACGAGAACGGTCAAAGGCTCGGCGAGGTAGAAGATATAGACGAGGTCGGCGCAAATCATCTGTTTTTGGTAAAAACCGATGAAAATTTGATTACCAAGGGATCGGAAAAAAGTTTTTACATTCCATATATCGACGTTTATGTGGAAAAAGTTGATGTAGAAAATAAAAAAATTTACACCAAAAACGCTATCTTGATTTTAGAAAATTCCTAA
- the waaA gene encoding lipid IV(A) 3-deoxy-D-manno-octulosonic acid transferase, whose amino-acid sequence MIIIYYVLVLAAFALGALPLAILAFKKKYRASIPARFFLFKNPKFDASRVHFHACSFGEVRSITPLVSRFKDAAAVSVVTKTGFDEAKKITQNTRFLPFEIFLPFWLKPVKITVIFEAELWLGLVFWAKFKSSRIILINARISDRSYKSYLKFSFFYRYLFKFIDKVYAQSDLDKQRLERLGAKNIVFSGNIKSAFLPSPSKIYAKPKERVIVLASTHAGEEELILRELNLSANDKLILVPRHPERFGEAGDILAKFAVKNGLSFVKFSETKNFNAQCVLVDAMGELVNIYKFSDVVVLGGSFVPNVGGHNPIEAAQFENAVISGEFIFNQKALYSAVDGIKFAKAGEINLLLKQNLPKAKIVAKGDASEILKDIEENL is encoded by the coding sequence TTGATAATAATTTATTACGTTTTAGTCCTCGCGGCGTTTGCCTTGGGGGCTTTACCGCTTGCGATTTTAGCTTTTAAGAAAAAGTACAGAGCCTCGATCCCCGCTAGATTTTTTTTGTTTAAAAATCCTAAATTTGACGCCTCGCGCGTGCATTTTCACGCGTGCAGTTTCGGCGAGGTGCGTTCTATCACGCCGCTAGTTAGTAGATTTAAAGATGCGGCCGCAGTCTCGGTCGTAACCAAAACGGGATTTGACGAGGCGAAAAAAATCACGCAAAATACGCGCTTTTTGCCGTTTGAGATATTTTTACCGTTTTGGCTAAAGCCTGTCAAAATAACGGTTATTTTTGAGGCCGAGCTTTGGCTAGGGCTTGTTTTTTGGGCTAAATTTAAAAGCTCGCGCATCATTTTGATAAACGCCAGGATTTCTGATAGGAGCTACAAAAGTTATCTCAAATTTAGCTTTTTTTACAGATATTTATTTAAATTTATAGATAAAGTTTACGCCCAAAGCGATCTAGATAAACAGCGCCTAGAGCGGCTCGGCGCTAAAAATATCGTCTTTAGCGGCAATATAAAATCAGCCTTTTTGCCAAGCCCGAGTAAAATTTACGCCAAACCAAAAGAGCGCGTGATCGTGCTAGCAAGCACTCATGCAGGCGAAGAGGAGCTGATTTTACGCGAGCTAAATTTGAGCGCAAACGACAAGCTGATTTTAGTTCCGCGTCATCCTGAGAGATTTGGCGAGGCGGGCGATATTTTGGCTAAATTTGCCGTAAAAAACGGACTTAGTTTTGTTAAATTTAGCGAAACTAAAAACTTTAACGCGCAGTGCGTGCTGGTAGATGCGATGGGCGAGCTGGTAAATATTTATAAATTTAGCGACGTCGTCGTGCTCGGCGGCAGCTTCGTGCCAAACGTTGGCGGACACAATCCGATTGAGGCGGCGCAGTTTGAAAACGCCGTGATAAGCGGGGAGTTTATATTTAACCAAAAAGCCTTGTATAGTGCGGTTGACGGCATAAAATTTGCAAAAGCGGGCGAGATAAATTTGCTTTTAAAGCAAAATTTACCAAAGGCAAAAATCGTCGCCAAAGGCGATGCAAGCGAGATTTTAAAAGATATTGAGGAAAATTTATGA
- a CDS encoding KH domain-containing protein, with the protein MVENFLLEYAKLIADFPEKVKLERIELGENFAELIIYADKVDTGKLIGKDGRMINAIKTVIVGYKAKDATSYRVTVKPLE; encoded by the coding sequence ATGGTAGAAAATTTTTTACTTGAATATGCTAAGCTCATCGCCGATTTTCCTGAAAAAGTGAAACTCGAGCGAATCGAGCTTGGCGAAAATTTTGCCGAGCTGATAATTTACGCCGATAAAGTCGATACTGGTAAACTTATTGGCAAAGACGGCAGAATGATAAACGCGATAAAGACTGTAATTGTCGGCTATAAAGCCAAAGATGCGACGTCATACCGCGTTACGGTAAAGCCTCTTGAATGA
- a CDS encoding aspartate ammonia-lyase produces MGTRREHDFIGELEIADDVYYGVQTFRALENFHMSGRPLKDYPYFVKAFAQIKKAAALANKEVGVLDAQKADAIAKACDELIAGKYLDQFVVDMIQGGAGTSTNMNANEVITNVALESLGHKKGEYQYLHPNDHTNLGQSTNDTYPSSIKVATYAKLTDLLKAMELLKNELEAKAKDFKDIIKMGRTELEDAVPTTLGNTFNAFASYIKSDIEKITAARESMAVLNMGATAIGTGINCHPDYKAAVHKILSQITGVNFKPADDFIAATQDTADFVHVSGALKTAAVRLSKIANDLRLMNSGPRCGLGEINLPQMQPGSSIMPGKVNPVIAEVVGEACYEVMGNDVTIMLCSERGEFELNAFEPGIAYALFNSIFILENAMKTLAEKAIRKLTANPEACLKSVLGSVGIVTAFNPYIGYEKSASIAKEALQTGKAVGDICLERGYLKKEEIDKILEPKNMLNPHMGK; encoded by the coding sequence ATGGGAACCAGAAGAGAACACGACTTCATAGGTGAGCTAGAGATAGCTGATGATGTATATTACGGCGTACAAACATTTAGGGCGCTTGAGAATTTCCACATGAGCGGACGACCGCTTAAAGATTATCCGTATTTCGTTAAGGCATTTGCTCAAATCAAAAAGGCTGCGGCCTTAGCCAACAAAGAAGTCGGAGTTCTAGACGCGCAAAAAGCCGACGCCATCGCAAAAGCGTGCGACGAGCTGATCGCGGGTAAATATTTAGATCAATTCGTAGTAGATATGATTCAAGGCGGCGCGGGAACTAGCACCAATATGAACGCGAACGAAGTTATAACAAACGTCGCGCTTGAAAGCCTTGGCCACAAAAAAGGCGAATATCAGTATCTGCATCCAAACGACCATACGAATTTAGGCCAAAGCACCAACGACACTTATCCAAGCTCGATCAAAGTCGCTACATACGCTAAACTAACCGATCTTTTAAAGGCTATGGAGCTACTTAAAAACGAGCTAGAAGCCAAGGCAAAAGACTTTAAAGATATCATCAAAATGGGTAGAACCGAGCTGGAAGACGCCGTTCCTACGACGCTTGGCAACACGTTTAACGCATTTGCAAGCTACATCAAAAGCGATATCGAAAAAATCACCGCCGCAAGAGAGTCTATGGCTGTGCTAAACATGGGCGCAACTGCTATCGGTACGGGCATCAACTGCCACCCTGATTATAAAGCTGCCGTTCATAAAATTTTGAGCCAAATCACCGGCGTAAATTTTAAACCTGCAGATGATTTCATCGCAGCCACTCAAGACACTGCCGATTTCGTTCACGTTAGCGGCGCGCTAAAAACCGCAGCCGTTCGCCTAAGCAAGATCGCAAACGACTTAAGATTAATGAACTCAGGTCCAAGATGCGGTCTTGGCGAGATAAATTTACCTCAGATGCAGCCTGGTAGCTCCATCATGCCTGGTAAAGTAAACCCTGTCATCGCAGAGGTCGTAGGCGAGGCGTGCTATGAGGTAATGGGCAACGACGTAACTATCATGCTTTGCAGCGAGAGAGGCGAATTTGAGCTAAACGCATTTGAGCCGGGCATCGCTTACGCGCTATTTAACTCTATATTTATCCTAGAAAACGCGATGAAAACTCTAGCCGAAAAAGCAATCAGAAAACTAACTGCAAATCCTGAGGCATGCCTAAAATCAGTACTCGGCTCAGTCGGTATCGTGACTGCGTTTAATCCATACATCGGCTACGAAAAATCTGCAAGCATCGCTAAAGAAGCATTGCAAACAGGCAAAGCCGTGGGCGATATTTGCTTGGAGAGAGGATATTTGAAAAAAGAGGAGATAGACAAGATCCTAGAGCCTAAAAATATGCTAAACCCTCATATGGGCAAATAA
- the rplS gene encoding 50S ribosomal protein L19 → MRNKYIEAFEQTQIAQKSVPDFRAGDTLRIAIRIKEGDKTRIQNFEGICIARRGSGTGETFIIRKIGANSVGVERIFPIYSESLESITVLRQGRVRRAKLFYLRDRRGKAARIKELKK, encoded by the coding sequence ATGAGAAACAAGTATATCGAGGCGTTTGAACAAACTCAAATAGCCCAAAAGTCTGTGCCTGATTTTCGCGCTGGAGATACTTTGCGTATAGCTATCCGCATCAAAGAGGGCGATAAAACGAGAATTCAAAATTTTGAAGGTATCTGCATAGCAAGACGCGGAAGCGGAACTGGCGAAACATTTATCATCAGAAAAATCGGCGCAAATAGCGTAGGCGTAGAGAGAATTTTCCCTATCTATAGCGAAAGTCTAGAGAGCATAACTGTTCTAAGACAAGGTCGCGTTCGCCGCGCTAAGCTATTTTATCTACGCGATAGACGCGGTAAAGCCGCTCGCATCAAAGAGCTTAAAAAATAG
- the ffh gene encoding signal recognition particle protein, whose amino-acid sequence MFEQISESFRLAVSKIRFVDDEKALNNALDVLKKALLKADVHHKVTKELLALIEADLKQSGIGQKQFLDAIKSNLTKVLTAPGNQGFVFASVAPTIVLMAGLQGSGKTTTTIKLANYLKLRKKKVLVAACDLQRLAAVEQLRQLCEANEIELFSIENETDPLNVAKQALAKAKSGLYDVLLVDTAGRLAIDEALMKQIKDIKSALEPHEIFYVADAMSGQDGVKTASTFNDALKISGVVLSKFDSDSKGGVAIGIAKQLNIPLRFVGIGEKVGDMESFIPERIVSRIMGEGDLATLVEKTSTIIDEQEAKRINKKIKKGQFNFNDFLSQMESVKKLGNMKSLIGMIPGLSSVANQIKDIDLDNSKEILHIKAMINSMTQKERENPDLLNNSRKRRLAAGSGLSQVEVNRFLKQFENASKIAKRFSGKEGLKGLGNLLNQAKNTRPN is encoded by the coding sequence GTGTTTGAACAAATCAGCGAGTCGTTTCGTTTAGCCGTTAGTAAAATTCGTTTCGTAGACGATGAAAAAGCGCTAAATAACGCGCTTGACGTGCTTAAAAAAGCACTGCTAAAGGCCGATGTTCATCACAAAGTTACTAAAGAATTGCTAGCTCTCATAGAGGCTGATCTAAAGCAAAGCGGAATAGGCCAAAAGCAGTTTTTAGATGCGATAAAGTCAAATTTGACGAAGGTTTTAACTGCGCCGGGTAATCAAGGCTTTGTCTTTGCGTCCGTGGCTCCTACGATCGTGCTAATGGCTGGCTTGCAAGGTAGCGGAAAAACCACTACCACGATAAAGCTAGCAAATTATCTAAAGCTTAGAAAGAAAAAAGTTTTGGTCGCAGCGTGCGATTTGCAACGTTTGGCGGCGGTAGAGCAGCTTCGCCAGCTTTGCGAAGCAAACGAGATAGAGCTTTTTAGTATAGAAAACGAAACCGATCCGCTAAACGTAGCAAAGCAAGCGCTAGCTAAAGCAAAAAGCGGTCTTTACGACGTACTTTTGGTCGATACCGCAGGACGTTTGGCGATAGACGAAGCTTTGATGAAGCAGATAAAAGATATCAAATCAGCGCTCGAGCCGCATGAAATTTTTTACGTAGCTGACGCCATGAGTGGACAAGACGGCGTAAAAACCGCGAGCACGTTTAACGATGCGCTAAAAATAAGCGGCGTGGTGCTAAGCAAATTTGACTCTGACAGCAAAGGCGGCGTGGCTATAGGCATAGCAAAGCAGTTAAATATACCGCTTAGATTCGTAGGTATCGGCGAAAAAGTCGGCGATATGGAGAGCTTTATCCCTGAACGCATCGTGAGCCGTATAATGGGCGAGGGCGACTTAGCGACGTTGGTTGAGAAAACTAGCACCATAATAGACGAGCAAGAAGCAAAAAGAATAAATAAAAAGATCAAAAAAGGGCAGTTTAACTTTAACGACTTTTTGTCGCAAATGGAAAGCGTCAAAAAGCTTGGAAATATGAAAAGTCTAATCGGTATGATACCGGGTCTCTCAAGCGTGGCAAATCAGATAAAAGATATCGACCTTGATAACTCCAAGGAAATTTTACATATCAAAGCTATGATAAATTCGATGACGCAAAAAGAACGCGAGAATCCGGATTTACTAAACAATAGCCGAAAAAGACGTTTGGCTGCTGGATCTGGACTATCTCAAGTAGAGGTAAATCGCTTTTTGAAGCAGTTTGAAAACGCATCAAAAATAGCAAAGAGGTTTTCTGGTAAAGAAGGTCTAAAAGGGCTTGGAAATTTACTAAACCAAGCTAAAAATACTCGCCCTAATTAA
- a CDS encoding Nif3-like dinuclear metal center hexameric protein codes for MKIGEIYKILDEISPFASQEEWDNSGLLVGSFEASAQRVYLSLDVDDELLDEAQPNSLIITHHPLIFKGLKSLNLDKYPSSLIAKMVAKNLSLIAMHTNYDLSHLNEYVLSEILGFTPKERDGFLLYADVNLSFDELCERVKTKLNLSHLRVCKGRKFDRNTQVKRLAFCTGSGGDLIDIVKADLFLTGDLKYHQAMSAAQNNLTMLDIGHFESERYFGESLAKYLQILPIPTIISNSKNPFSYS; via the coding sequence ATGAAAATCGGCGAAATTTACAAAATTTTAGACGAGATTAGCCCGTTTGCGAGTCAAGAGGAGTGGGATAATAGCGGACTGCTCGTGGGCTCTTTTGAGGCTAGCGCGCAGCGCGTTTATCTTAGCCTCGACGTCGACGACGAGCTTTTGGACGAAGCGCAGCCAAATTCGCTTATCATTACGCATCATCCGCTCATTTTTAAAGGACTAAAATCGCTAAATTTGGACAAATACCCAAGCAGCCTAATCGCAAAGATGGTGGCTAAAAACTTAAGCCTGATTGCTATGCATACTAATTATGATCTAAGCCATCTAAACGAATACGTGCTAAGCGAAATTTTGGGCTTTACGCCAAAGGAGCGCGATGGATTTTTGCTTTATGCGGACGTAAATTTGAGCTTTGACGAGCTTTGCGAGAGGGTAAAAACAAAGCTAAATTTGAGCCATTTAAGGGTTTGCAAAGGGCGAAAATTTGACCGCAATACGCAGGTAAAGCGCCTTGCATTTTGTACGGGAAGCGGCGGCGATTTGATTGATATCGTCAAAGCGGACCTGTTTTTAACGGGCGATCTAAAGTATCACCAAGCCATGAGCGCCGCGCAAAATAATCTTACTATGCTAGACATCGGACACTTCGAGAGCGAGCGGTATTTTGGGGAGTCGCTTGCAAAATATTTGCAAATTTTGCCGATTCCTACTATAATATCCAACTCAAAAAACCCGTTTTCATACAGTTAA
- a CDS encoding RluA family pseudouridine synthase has product MKEEKAYKLLAIQEGISNNEAKELIDAGLVSAKGQRIAVARAMMSAATKFNVQKLPRPSVIFEDENLIVIDKPAFLTSEKVSETYKFPLLHRLDKETSGVLLLVKNEEFQKKAIEEFKNCRVKKEYVAAVKGIVSEEFSVNEPIITLKNRGGAFSKISPNGKEAFSHVTPVMVAGKKSLVKVEIKTGRTHQIRVHLKHAGYGIVGDEKYAKNKAARMYLHAYKIELLGYKFRSNLSSDFNRLGFEISRNFEI; this is encoded by the coding sequence ATGAAAGAAGAAAAAGCCTATAAACTGCTAGCGATCCAAGAAGGCATCTCAAACAACGAGGCAAAGGAGTTGATTGACGCTGGGCTGGTTAGCGCCAAAGGGCAAAGGATTGCTGTAGCGCGCGCGATGATGAGCGCGGCAACTAAATTTAACGTGCAAAAGCTACCGCGCCCAAGTGTGATTTTCGAGGATGAAAATTTGATTGTGATTGATAAACCGGCATTTTTAACATCGGAAAAAGTGAGCGAAACTTATAAATTTCCGTTGCTTCATAGGCTTGATAAGGAAACTAGCGGAGTGCTTTTGCTCGTGAAAAACGAGGAATTTCAAAAAAAAGCGATCGAGGAGTTTAAAAACTGCCGCGTAAAAAAAGAGTACGTCGCGGCTGTAAAAGGCATCGTGAGTGAGGAATTTAGCGTAAACGAACCTATAATCACGCTAAAAAACAGGGGCGGCGCGTTTTCTAAAATCTCGCCAAACGGCAAAGAGGCCTTTTCGCACGTAACTCCAGTGATGGTCGCAGGCAAAAAAAGTCTCGTAAAAGTCGAGATAAAAACCGGCAGAACACACCAGATCAGAGTACATCTAAAGCACGCGGGATACGGGATCGTCGGCGATGAAAAATACGCTAAAAATAAAGCCGCGAGAATGTATCTGCACGCCTATAAAATCGAGCTTCTGGGATATAAATTTAGGTCAAATTTGAGCAGTGATTTTAACAGGCTCGGTTTTGAAATTTCAAGAAATTTTGAGATTTAA
- the trmD gene encoding tRNA (guanosine(37)-N1)-methyltransferase TrmD — translation MKFTFVTLFESLVQPYFEDSILGRATKEKLISIDFLNPRDFSTDKHKKVDDYMVGGGAGLLMACQPLDDTLNFLLKKEPKTHIIFLAPAGKKFTQNDARRLAKKEHICLVCGRYEGIDERIAEKYADEIFCIGDFVMTGGELGALCISDAISRNIDGVLGNNESLEVESFEGNLLEAPSFTKPSDYKGSGVVSAFLKGDHAKIRALKNNMAFLKTRFFRPDLYRKFEPPTKEKI, via the coding sequence ATGAAATTTACCTTTGTTACGCTTTTTGAAAGCCTTGTACAGCCTTATTTTGAAGACAGTATTTTAGGTCGCGCTACAAAAGAGAAACTTATTTCGATTGATTTTTTAAATCCTCGTGATTTTAGCACGGATAAGCATAAAAAAGTAGATGACTATATGGTTGGCGGTGGTGCGGGACTACTTATGGCATGTCAACCTCTTGATGATACTTTAAATTTTTTACTAAAAAAGGAACCAAAAACTCACATTATTTTTCTTGCGCCTGCCGGGAAAAAATTTACTCAAAACGACGCTAGACGTTTGGCAAAAAAAGAGCACATTTGCTTAGTTTGCGGTAGATATGAAGGCATAGATGAGCGCATAGCAGAGAAATACGCGGATGAAATTTTTTGTATCGGCGACTTTGTGATGACGGGTGGAGAGCTGGGGGCGCTTTGTATTTCTGATGCGATTTCTCGCAATATCGACGGCGTTTTAGGAAACAATGAAAGTCTTGAAGTTGAGAGTTTTGAAGGAAATTTACTTGAGGCTCCGTCTTTTACAAAACCCAGTGATTACAAAGGTTCCGGCGTGGTTTCAGCGTTTTTAAAGGGAGACCATGCTAAAATCAGAGCTTTGAAAAATAATATGGCGTTCTTAAAAACTAGGTTTTTTCGTCCGGATTTATACCGAAAATTTGAGCCGCCGACTAAGGAAAAAATATGA
- a CDS encoding zinc ribbon domain-containing protein, producing the protein MNKYLEQLVELSNIDKDIDDFTPRLEKVQSVLKATKDEQAAILAQIEEAATSVTELKNQKSQTNAHIAEFSAKIKDVAKKSGAAKTEKEIKALQLEDELAKEQLEAANEEVERLEKIIDSKNALKSELEAKAAELGENLTKIESEISAEVGAIEQQRDEIYAKKNKLVGEMNQKILTFYEKIRKWAHNTAVVPVKKQACYGCFMQINDKTYSAVIKGEDIVTCPHCGRILYKEAAN; encoded by the coding sequence ATGAATAAATATTTAGAACAGCTAGTCGAGCTCTCAAACATCGATAAAGATATCGACGATTTTACCCCGCGCCTTGAGAAGGTTCAAAGCGTTTTAAAAGCGACCAAGGACGAGCAGGCAGCGATTTTGGCGCAGATCGAGGAAGCGGCTACGAGCGTGACCGAGCTAAAAAATCAAAAATCTCAAACCAACGCGCATATAGCGGAATTTAGCGCAAAGATAAAAGACGTCGCCAAAAAGAGCGGTGCGGCAAAAACAGAAAAAGAGATAAAAGCGCTTCAACTAGAAGACGAGCTAGCTAAAGAACAGCTGGAGGCCGCAAACGAAGAGGTCGAAAGACTAGAAAAAATCATAGATAGCAAAAATGCGTTAAAAAGCGAGCTTGAGGCAAAGGCTGCGGAGCTCGGCGAAAATTTGACAAAAATCGAGAGCGAAATCTCGGCCGAAGTCGGCGCCATCGAGCAACAAAGAGATGAAATATACGCTAAAAAAAATAAGCTAGTCGGCGAGATGAATCAAAAAATCTTAACCTTTTACGAGAAAATCCGCAAATGGGCGCACAATACAGCCGTAGTGCCGGTCAAAAAGCAGGCGTGCTACGGCTGCTTTATGCAGATAAACGACAAGACTTATTCTGCCGTCATCAAGGGCGAAGATATCGTGACCTGCCCTCACTGCGGCCGAATTTTATACAAAGAAGCGGCGAACTAG
- a CDS encoding cupin domain-containing protein, with translation MEKIVWQNSIFDGVTIAKLFDGPHSKEIRINLEKGAQMKEHKAPGAIMVQVLSGKIDFSVGENSVILDTLDMITLEPNVVHALAALENSIVRLSLSKNDDVSRVFRVLKP, from the coding sequence ATGGAAAAGATAGTATGGCAAAATAGTATATTTGACGGTGTTACCATCGCTAAGCTTTTTGATGGCCCGCATAGCAAGGAGATTCGTATAAATTTAGAAAAAGGCGCTCAAATGAAGGAACATAAGGCTCCTGGCGCTATCATGGTGCAGGTTTTAAGCGGCAAGATAGATTTCAGCGTTGGAGAAAATAGTGTTATCTTGGATACGCTAGATATGATTACGCTCGAGCCAAATGTAGTGCATGCTCTAGCTGCTTTAGAAAATAGTATCGTAAGACTTAGCTTGAGCAAAAATGACGATGTAAGTAGGGTTTTTAGAGTCTTAAAACCTTAG
- the rpsP gene encoding 30S ribosomal protein S16 encodes MATVVRLTRMGRKKKPFYRIVVTDSRKRRDGGWIESIGYYNPMVEPEVVKFDAERLAYWKGVGAKLSDRVAKITSK; translated from the coding sequence ATGGCAACAGTAGTAAGACTAACGAGAATGGGACGCAAGAAAAAACCTTTTTATCGTATAGTCGTAACAGATAGCAGAAAAAGAAGAGACGGCGGCTGGATAGAGTCGATCGGTTACTACAACCCGATGGTTGAGCCTGAGGTGGTAAAATTTGACGCTGAGCGCTTGGCTTATTGGAAGGGCGTCGGTGCGAAACTTAGCGACAGGGTTGCAAAAATAACTAGCAAATAA
- the glyQ gene encoding glycine--tRNA ligase subunit alpha translates to MTFSEIILTLQNYWREQGCVILQPYDMPAGAGTYHQATFLRSLGPKPWATAYVAPSRRPTDGRYGENPNRLGAYYQFQVLIKPSPENIQELYLKSLEKLGLNLKNHDIRFVEDNWESPTLGAWGLGWEVWLDGMEVTQFTYFQQVGGIACELVSAEITYGLERLAMYLQDVNSVYDIVWDDRGGNIVTYADVHKQGEFEWSKYNFEIADVDMLFRQFENAFGECKRCLEAKISLPAYDYCMLVAHTFNVLDARGAISVTQRQDYILKIRELAKECALTYKASIDAAAQNSAKGE, encoded by the coding sequence ATGACGTTTTCAGAGATTATTTTGACGTTGCAAAACTACTGGCGCGAGCAGGGTTGCGTGATACTGCAGCCATACGATATGCCTGCAGGTGCTGGCACCTATCATCAGGCGACTTTTTTAAGGAGCCTCGGGCCAAAGCCGTGGGCGACGGCGTACGTAGCACCTTCTCGTCGCCCAACCGACGGTAGATACGGCGAAAACCCAAACCGCCTAGGCGCTTATTATCAGTTTCAGGTGCTCATTAAACCAAGCCCGGAAAATATACAAGAGCTTTATCTAAAAAGCCTTGAAAAGCTCGGGTTAAATTTGAAAAATCACGACATCCGCTTCGTCGAGGATAACTGGGAGAGCCCGACGCTTGGCGCTTGGGGACTAGGCTGGGAGGTCTGGCTAGACGGTATGGAGGTAACGCAGTTTACCTATTTTCAGCAAGTAGGCGGCATCGCGTGCGAGCTGGTTTCGGCCGAGATCACCTACGGCCTCGAGCGCCTTGCGATGTACTTGCAGGACGTAAATAGTGTCTATGACATCGTTTGGGACGATAGGGGCGGCAACATCGTGACCTACGCCGACGTGCATAAGCAGGGCGAATTTGAGTGGAGCAAATATAACTTTGAAATCGCCGACGTAGATATGCTATTTCGCCAGTTTGAAAATGCATTCGGCGAGTGCAAACGTTGCTTGGAGGCTAAAATTTCGCTGCCTGCGTATGATTATTGCATGCTTGTGGCGCATACGTTTAACGTCCTTGACGCGCGCGGAGCGATCAGCGTAACGCAAAGGCAAGACTATATCCTAAAAATCCGCGAGCTGGCCAAAGAGTGCGCGCTGACGTATAAAGCTAGTATCGACGCTGCCGCCCAAAACAGCGCGAAGGGCGAATAA